The genomic window AAGCTTTTGCGGTTTTGGATTCACAGTGCGTACAGTTTGATACAGAATAAAGACGGCTCACTTTCTCTCCCTCAAAGTGTCCCAACGCCTGACTGCAAACTTGACAAATAAATGTTCCCACCATACATCCTCCTCGCAAT from Shouchella hunanensis includes these protein-coding regions:
- a CDS encoding GapA-binding peptide SR1P, whose amino-acid sequence is MVGTFICQVCSQALGHFEGEKVSRLYSVSNCTHCESKTAKASSQK